The following proteins are encoded in a genomic region of Dyadobacter sp. UC 10:
- a CDS encoding SGNH/GDSL hydrolase family protein: protein MKKTTNYIMPILLLALFAAWKQSLPSIFLIGDSISIQYGPYLEKYLDGTVAFDRKKDDGQAEKNLDVPVGANGGDSRMVLEYLKIKIKEPAFKPDYLVLNCGLHDIKHDVKTGKIQVGETEYRKNLQDIIDLLKPKKIKMIWIRTTAVVDSIHNKKSSSIVRYGKDLATYNRIADEVITKNNIPMIDLYDFTWKLGIAQFIDHVHYNEQTRSLQAAYLAGSIQTLVRKP, encoded by the coding sequence ATGAAAAAAACAACCAACTACATTATGCCAATTCTCCTCCTCGCGCTCTTCGCTGCCTGGAAGCAATCGCTACCCTCCATTTTCCTGATCGGCGATAGCATTTCCATTCAATATGGCCCCTATCTGGAAAAATACCTGGATGGAACCGTCGCTTTCGACCGGAAAAAAGATGATGGGCAAGCGGAGAAGAACCTGGATGTGCCGGTGGGTGCGAATGGGGGTGATTCGAGGATGGTGTTGGAATATTTGAAAATCAAGATCAAAGAACCGGCTTTTAAACCTGACTACCTGGTGCTCAACTGTGGGCTGCATGACATTAAACATGATGTGAAAACGGGCAAGATCCAGGTGGGCGAAACGGAATACCGGAAAAACCTGCAAGACATTATCGACCTTTTAAAACCCAAAAAAATAAAGATGATCTGGATCCGGACAACGGCGGTGGTGGATTCGATCCATAATAAGAAATCGAGCAGCATTGTGCGCTATGGGAAAGACCTGGCGACTTACAACCGGATTGCCGACGAAGTGATTACCAAAAATAACATCCCGATGATCGATCTGTACGATTTTACCTGGAAGCTGGGTATCGCGCAATTCATTGATCATGTGCATTACAATGAACAAACCCGCTCCCTGCAGGCGGCCTATCTCGCCGGTTCCATTCAAACTCTTGTCCGTAAACCTTAA
- a CDS encoding RraA family protein yields MMKSNGILVESPFPISVREMKQRYLKLYSGAVNDVLRFKHNRHASSLPATFAPLREEMKMAGLAFTVKGGPDITTDGEMEMRAKMLEELHEDSIVVWDCGSETVTSQWGEVMTMAAIRAGCCGAVVNGIRDTQSILEQKFPVFHKYKSNTGMLGRFRMYHYQKPVLMGEVIVKPGDWVFGDIDGVISIPQEIAYEVLLAAEEIIEKEADIRDMVESGMSPTDVVKNGGYF; encoded by the coding sequence ATGATGAAATCGAACGGAATACTTGTCGAATCACCCTTTCCTATCTCAGTCCGGGAAATGAAGCAGCGGTACCTGAAACTGTATTCGGGTGCTGTGAATGACGTTTTGCGGTTCAAACACAATCGTCACGCATCGAGCCTGCCGGCTACATTTGCCCCGCTTCGGGAGGAAATGAAAATGGCCGGACTCGCATTTACGGTAAAAGGAGGGCCGGACATTACGACCGACGGCGAGATGGAAATGCGCGCCAAAATGCTGGAAGAATTGCACGAAGATTCCATTGTGGTGTGGGATTGCGGCAGCGAAACGGTCACCTCGCAATGGGGTGAAGTGATGACCATGGCAGCCATTCGTGCGGGCTGCTGCGGGGCGGTTGTGAACGGGATCCGCGACACCCAGTCTATTCTTGAACAGAAATTCCCTGTTTTTCATAAATACAAATCCAACACGGGCATGCTCGGCAGGTTCCGGATGTATCATTACCAGAAACCCGTATTGATGGGCGAAGTGATCGTAAAGCCGGGCGACTGGGTCTTCGGCGATATCGACGGCGTGATTTCCATTCCGCAAGAGATAGCCTATGAAGTACTGCTCGCAGCAGAGGAAATCATCGAAAAGGAGGCCGACATCCGTGATATGGTCGAAAGCGGTATGAGCCCGACGGATGTGGTGAAAAAT
- a CDS encoding SDR family oxidoreductase, producing MNFVKDKVYFITGASGGIGKAAALQLLELGAKVFDLSRTRQLADEVSNENLRSYKGDVSLEADVLAAFQACIDSFGTVDVLLNNAGLGVLTTDLATTDLDTYEQMVNVNMRGVFLCNREALKVMNPKKEGHIVTVISMAGQRTNPNAPIYCASKFGARGLSSGLADQAVKLGIKVTDVNPGPVDSDYWGDRQVPREKFLKVEQVANVIVFVLNQPAEVMIREINFDNIKYLAG from the coding sequence ATGAATTTTGTAAAAGATAAGGTATATTTTATCACCGGAGCTTCGGGCGGAATCGGTAAAGCCGCTGCATTGCAACTGCTGGAATTGGGCGCGAAAGTGTTTGATTTGAGCCGCACGCGACAGCTTGCCGATGAAGTTTCCAATGAAAATCTGCGCTCCTACAAAGGGGACGTAAGCTTGGAAGCAGACGTATTAGCGGCATTTCAGGCGTGTATCGATTCTTTTGGTACGGTGGATGTACTGCTCAACAATGCGGGTCTGGGTGTATTGACTACTGACTTAGCAACGACCGATCTGGACACCTACGAGCAGATGGTCAACGTAAACATGCGTGGCGTGTTTTTATGCAACCGCGAAGCGCTGAAAGTGATGAACCCTAAAAAAGAAGGGCATATCGTGACGGTGATTTCCATGGCGGGCCAGCGTACCAATCCGAATGCGCCGATCTACTGCGCTTCCAAATTTGGCGCGCGTGGGCTGAGCAGCGGACTGGCAGACCAGGCGGTGAAGCTGGGAATTAAGGTTACGGACGTTAATCCGGGTCCGGTGGATAGCGACTACTGGGGCGACCGGCAGGTACCACGCGAGAAATTCCTGAAAGTGGAGCAGGTTGCGAACGTGATCGTTTTTGTACTCAACCAGCCCGCGGAAGTAATGATCCGGGAGATCAATTTTGACAATATAAAATACCTGGCAGGATAA
- a CDS encoding sodium:solute symporter family transporter — MQTLSTLDYWAIGIYMLLMAGIGLFLGKFVKNIGDYFKGGNAIPWVSGAISNFMTKFSTFIFVAYAGIAYQHGFVALTLIWSTVLPALVGVAFFAKRWRRAGVMTPMELLETRYNMPVRQLFSWTGVFFKVLDNMVRLYALGLFVKAATSLSLESSILVCGIIVALYTVVGGLWAVVVTDVVQFIILMVATLILVPLTIQAAGGLDAMKLAIPDHFTWFNGPKGMPLFMTVYYLMILVKYSGNWTFIQRFYSVRDERASEKQGMLTAVFFFIFPIIFLFPSIAAKALIPGLENPEMAYVSVCLKLLPQGIMGLMIAAMFAATMSVLSGEYNVTAGVLTRDIYQRLFNPNATDKEMLWVGRLMTLLFGGFITVGALYVGGFGGAFEANKLFTGLFALPMTLPLLLGIVMKRPRPWGALATVIGGMILGLFLNSQPQISWEMATLIQIVVCVLIFLASGLVESKDAAYRKRVDAFFLKLATPLTEAEKPKVNWGFMHVMNRLYAVALAVTGVLFGVMSLPSIGETSGRFAFGAGTVCLILAVFLWLRTQKVIVDEPVNQKIEV; from the coding sequence ATGCAAACTTTATCAACGCTGGATTACTGGGCCATAGGTATTTACATGCTGCTCATGGCAGGCATCGGCCTGTTTCTAGGCAAGTTTGTGAAAAATATCGGCGATTATTTCAAAGGCGGAAACGCGATTCCCTGGGTATCGGGCGCAATCTCCAATTTCATGACCAAGTTCAGTACATTCATTTTTGTCGCCTATGCCGGGATCGCGTATCAGCATGGTTTTGTGGCACTTACATTGATATGGAGTACCGTTCTTCCTGCATTGGTCGGGGTGGCTTTCTTTGCAAAAAGATGGCGTCGGGCGGGCGTGATGACGCCGATGGAATTGCTGGAAACGCGTTACAATATGCCGGTAAGACAGTTGTTTTCGTGGACCGGCGTGTTTTTCAAAGTCCTGGATAACATGGTGCGGCTCTACGCATTGGGGTTATTTGTAAAAGCAGCCACCAGTTTGAGCCTGGAAAGCTCCATTTTGGTCTGCGGAATCATTGTCGCATTGTATACGGTTGTAGGCGGTCTTTGGGCAGTAGTCGTAACCGATGTCGTTCAATTCATCATTCTGATGGTCGCGACATTGATATTGGTACCCCTCACCATTCAGGCTGCGGGCGGGCTCGACGCGATGAAACTGGCGATTCCCGACCATTTCACCTGGTTCAACGGGCCAAAGGGAATGCCGCTATTCATGACGGTTTATTACCTGATGATTTTGGTCAAATACAGTGGTAACTGGACATTCATCCAGCGTTTTTACAGCGTCCGCGACGAACGCGCGAGTGAAAAGCAGGGTATGCTCACAGCTGTTTTCTTCTTCATTTTCCCCATCATTTTCCTGTTCCCTTCCATTGCTGCAAAAGCATTGATCCCCGGGCTGGAAAATCCGGAAATGGCTTATGTAAGTGTCTGTCTGAAACTGCTGCCGCAAGGAATCATGGGACTCATGATCGCGGCGATGTTTGCGGCAACCATGTCGGTACTGAGCGGGGAGTATAATGTGACGGCCGGCGTACTGACGCGGGACATTTATCAAAGACTTTTTAACCCCAACGCAACCGATAAGGAAATGCTTTGGGTCGGCCGGTTAATGACATTGCTTTTTGGCGGATTTATTACCGTCGGTGCACTTTATGTGGGTGGATTTGGCGGCGCATTTGAAGCGAACAAACTCTTCACCGGATTATTTGCATTGCCGATGACCCTGCCGCTTTTACTCGGAATCGTCATGAAACGTCCGAGACCCTGGGGTGCACTGGCGACGGTGATCGGCGGGATGATCCTCGGATTATTCCTCAACAGCCAGCCTCAGATTTCCTGGGAAATGGCCACATTGATCCAGATCGTGGTGTGCGTACTGATTTTCCTGGCCTCCGGTCTGGTCGAATCCAAAGACGCTGCATACCGGAAAAGGGTGGATGCTTTTTTCCTGAAACTCGCCACGCCGCTGACCGAAGCCGAAAAGCCGAAAGTCAACTGGGGCTTTATGCATGTGATGAACCGCCTGTATGCGGTGGCATTGGCGGTGACCGGGGTTTTGTTCGGCGTAATGAGCCTGCCGTCGATCGGGGAAACCAGCGGGCGGTTTGCGTTCGGGGCCGGAACAGTGTGTTTGATATTGGCCGTGTTTTTATGGCTTAGGACGCAGAAAGTAATTGTAGATGAACCTGTTAATCAAAAAATAGAAGTATGA